Proteins from one Leptonema illini DSM 21528 genomic window:
- a CDS encoding ribonuclease H-like domain-containing protein — protein MKAAARLKLYGGVTGSAPEAPAPSVKELPEFLPLSSGLLHRQVELPLQQNIVPLPYDALQLPTAVMGMLDLAGPGLPAGDVLFLDTETTGLSIGTGTLPFLIGLAWWHEERLTIRQLFLSSPGGEAALVKEMDALFSRFPYLCTFNGKSYDVPLIRNRFALQRSTMKVFAHHFDLLHIWKRLLPRDYPGGFKQKNLETTLLRAPRIDDIDGAAIPGIYFDWIKYGVDNGLTQIIRHNELDMQGMIALYAEAAALFEQNLSAKKKDNPSTRIRIGRILFRNHQGREALALLEPLLNETIERADDERILLTTLYRIYSRLDRNEEAAFCLDRLVRRDRSPFEMLLLLRFLEYRLLDFDAALKLIDEIPAIIDFTEPALTVGRVRAVGLLRGEPLERRRARIRKKLATDEANRNRT, from the coding sequence ATGAAGGCGGCGGCCAGACTGAAGCTATACGGAGGGGTGACGGGATCGGCCCCTGAAGCTCCGGCGCCGTCGGTGAAGGAGCTGCCGGAATTCCTGCCGCTTTCTTCAGGGCTTCTTCACCGGCAGGTCGAGCTGCCACTGCAACAGAATATCGTTCCTTTGCCCTACGATGCCCTGCAACTGCCGACGGCCGTCATGGGCATGCTCGATCTTGCCGGTCCCGGTCTGCCCGCCGGCGACGTGCTCTTTCTCGATACCGAAACGACAGGGTTATCCATCGGCACGGGAACGCTGCCTTTTTTAATCGGACTTGCCTGGTGGCACGAAGAGCGCCTGACGATCCGGCAGCTTTTCTTGAGTTCTCCAGGAGGAGAGGCCGCTCTTGTAAAAGAAATGGACGCCCTTTTTTCGCGATTCCCGTATCTATGCACGTTCAACGGAAAATCCTACGACGTGCCGCTGATTCGCAATCGCTTCGCCCTGCAACGCAGCACGATGAAGGTCTTTGCCCATCATTTCGACCTGCTGCATATCTGGAAGAGACTGCTGCCGCGCGATTATCCCGGCGGCTTCAAACAGAAGAACCTGGAAACGACGCTTCTTCGAGCTCCGCGCATCGACGACATCGACGGCGCAGCGATTCCGGGTATCTACTTCGACTGGATTAAATACGGCGTCGATAACGGACTGACGCAGATCATACGGCATAACGAACTCGATATGCAGGGCATGATCGCCCTCTACGCAGAGGCGGCGGCGCTTTTCGAGCAAAATCTGAGCGCTAAGAAAAAGGATAACCCATCGACGCGCATCCGCATCGGTCGTATCCTTTTTCGCAATCATCAGGGCAGAGAGGCTCTGGCTCTGCTTGAGCCCCTGCTAAATGAAACGATCGAACGTGCCGACGACGAACGTATTCTTTTAACGACGCTCTATCGCATCTATTCACGACTTGATAGAAATGAAGAAGCGGCTTTCTGTCTCGATCGACTCGTTCGCCGCGACAGAAGCCCGTTTGAGATGCTATTGCTTCTTAGATTCCTTGAATACCGCCTGCTCGATTTTGATGCGGCTTTGAAGCTCATCGACGAGATTCCGGCCATCATCGACTTCACCGAACCGGCTCTGACCGTCGGTCGTGTGCGCGCCGTCGGTTTGCTGCGCGGCGAACCGCTTGAACGACGTCGCGCTCGAATTCGCAAGAAGCTTGCAACGGACGAGGCGAACCGGAACAGAACATGA
- a CDS encoding class I SAM-dependent RNA methyltransferase, with product MPSSDSITIRPEKFVQGGLTLAHHEGQAVFVHGALPGELVQAEIRRERTGHRFAVVTDVLEASAGRKPSDCSIFPQCGGCSFRHIDYAKEIEIKRDLLREHRHLEPELDRLEFFTADPDGYRHHARLHRTDAAVGFFALWTEELIQLPESGCLQLAPELNAALRATKPLASEFSLYLTTDRQVIESSEKNKEIDFKLQTPDRSFSWPYRPGLFFQANRFLIGPWLAYIDDLLAGSPRNALELFCGSGLIGGYVRKNLRSYTGVESYGASLEQARLNFKRSGLEGRFLLRDLYQKKGISGLGEMRSDLWIVNPPRAGMKEPLCHEANRSKISEMIYSSCNPQTLNRDIGLLKKGGFTVAGLAAFDFFPRTPHMEMVVHLKR from the coding sequence ATGCCCTCATCTGATTCGATCACCATCCGACCTGAAAAATTCGTCCAGGGAGGACTGACGCTTGCTCATCATGAAGGGCAGGCCGTCTTTGTTCACGGCGCCTTGCCCGGCGAGCTCGTGCAGGCAGAGATCCGCCGTGAGCGCACCGGTCATCGCTTTGCCGTCGTCACAGACGTTCTCGAAGCCTCCGCTGGCCGTAAACCATCAGACTGCTCGATCTTTCCGCAGTGTGGCGGATGCAGCTTTCGCCACATAGACTATGCAAAAGAGATCGAGATCAAGCGCGATCTGTTACGAGAACATCGGCATCTTGAGCCGGAGCTCGATCGGCTTGAATTTTTCACGGCCGATCCGGATGGCTACCGACATCACGCCCGCCTGCACCGCACAGACGCCGCTGTCGGATTCTTTGCACTCTGGACGGAGGAACTCATCCAGCTTCCCGAATCGGGATGCCTGCAACTTGCGCCGGAGCTGAACGCAGCCTTACGGGCGACGAAACCACTGGCCTCGGAATTCTCTCTTTATCTGACCACCGACCGTCAGGTCATAGAATCGAGCGAGAAAAACAAAGAAATCGATTTCAAACTGCAAACGCCCGATCGGTCCTTCTCTTGGCCGTACCGACCCGGGCTCTTCTTTCAGGCCAATCGCTTCTTGATCGGGCCCTGGCTTGCTTATATTGACGACCTGCTTGCCGGATCGCCGCGCAACGCCCTTGAGCTTTTCTGTGGATCGGGCCTCATCGGAGGCTACGTGCGCAAGAATCTTCGCAGCTACACGGGAGTCGAATCCTACGGCGCCTCGCTTGAGCAGGCCCGCCTGAACTTCAAGCGGTCCGGCCTTGAAGGCCGCTTTCTGCTGCGCGATCTATACCAGAAAAAAGGCATCTCCGGGTTAGGCGAAATGCGTTCCGATCTGTGGATCGTGAATCCGCCGCGGGCGGGCATGAAAGAACCGCTCTGCCATGAGGCGAATCGCTCGAAAATCAGCGAGATGATTTATTCGTCGTGTAATCCGCAGACGCTGAACCGTGATATCGGCCTTCTGAAAAAAGGCGGATTCACCGTCGCCGGCCTGGCCGCCTTTGATTTCTTTCCCCGCACCCCGCATATGGAGATGGTGGTGCACCTGAAGCGCTGA
- a CDS encoding DUF4160 domain-containing protein: MPTIFRHNGFRYFFFANENRSSNEPIHVHVEKAEKAAKFWIENGIVLAESYNMSTKELADIEEIVRENEDVIIIRWKEFFGE, from the coding sequence GTGCCCACGATCTTTCGACATAATGGTTTTCGATACTTTTTTTTCGCAAATGAAAATCGGTCCTCGAATGAGCCCATTCACGTGCACGTCGAGAAAGCCGAAAAGGCTGCAAAGTTCTGGATAGAGAACGGTATAGTCCTGGCCGAATCGTACAATATGAGTACGAAAGAATTGGCTGATATCGAAGAGATAGTCAGAGAGAATGAAGATGTCATCATCATTCGGTGGAAAGAGTTTTTCGGAGAATAA
- a CDS encoding DUF2442 domain-containing protein, with protein sequence MEAPKAVSVKIDDTSILIELKDGRNLSVPLSWYPRLSKATPEDRADFRLIGGGIGIHWPRLDEDLSIKGFLLGNPDLTRPIETSSP encoded by the coding sequence ATGGAAGCACCAAAGGCTGTGTCGGTCAAGATCGATGATACGTCGATTCTTATCGAATTGAAAGATGGGCGTAATCTATCGGTTCCTCTCTCATGGTACCCCAGATTGAGCAAGGCCACTCCCGAGGATCGCGCCGACTTCCGTTTAATTGGTGGTGGGATCGGTATCCATTGGCCCAGACTGGATGAGGACTTGAGCATCAAAGGATTCCTTCTGGGTAATCCGGATCTAACGAGACCCATTGAGACGAGCTCGCCTTAA
- a CDS encoding class I SAM-dependent methyltransferase, translating into MTDLSDISQRFSGKGLFPHQMAWTLLLPLRNLYLSPKKLIERLAVRPDSVLLEIGCGPGYFSPAVAKAASKGRLYLTDIQPEMIAKAAKRLKKKGVTNVELTVCEGSTLPYGDSMFDGIYLISVLGEVAEQGAYAKEMFRILKPGGIVSITEQGGDPDALSLDEVKSILEPAGFVFEQRFGKERTYTANFKKP; encoded by the coding sequence ATGACAGACCTCTCTGACATATCACAGCGTTTCTCGGGCAAGGGCCTCTTTCCGCATCAGATGGCGTGGACGCTGCTTCTGCCCCTGCGCAACCTCTATCTTTCACCGAAAAAGCTGATCGAGCGGCTCGCTGTGCGACCGGACTCCGTTCTGCTCGAAATCGGCTGCGGGCCCGGTTATTTCAGTCCGGCCGTCGCGAAAGCAGCGTCGAAAGGTAGGCTGTATCTTACCGACATCCAGCCTGAGATGATAGCGAAGGCGGCGAAGCGCCTCAAGAAGAAAGGCGTCACAAACGTAGAGTTAACCGTCTGCGAGGGAAGCACGCTGCCCTATGGCGATAGTATGTTCGACGGCATATATCTCATTTCGGTGCTGGGTGAGGTTGCAGAGCAGGGCGCCTATGCAAAAGAGATGTTCCGCATCTTGAAGCCGGGCGGCATCGTTTCGATCACGGAGCAGGGCGGCGATCCCGATGCCCTTTCGTTAGATGAGGTGAAATCGATTCTCGAACCGGCAGGATTCGTATTCGAACAGCGTTTCGGGAAGGAACGGACGTATACGGCGAATTTCAAGAAGCCGTAA